A region from the Triticum urartu cultivar G1812 chromosome 1, Tu2.1, whole genome shotgun sequence genome encodes:
- the LOC125534370 gene encoding transcription factor MYB77-like yields the protein MHNPRGSRSRETETDAAREGRGGMPDGGGGSDSAGAGAGRIKGSWSPEEDELLRDAVARHGARNWTVISAEIPGRTGKSCRLRWCNQLSPGVHRRAFTPDEDRLIFDLHSKHGNKWATIARKLVGRTDNSVKNHWNSTLRKRRRAAAAAATVGNAAGGPAFAPASAMSFQSVDLTKGGEDDYDDDDGDSDGSVEPPASAKRPRVDVVPPAVKVDDRAPPPDPPTSLSLSLPGTGVGAVTPPTPPAPVPAPAPAKEPWMESARAMLEQNPWFMEAMKRMVEDEVRRQMGSVCSIMASLGRAGAAAATLPTARVDRSETHPAGGRDQRTDG from the coding sequence ATGCACAACCCCCGCGGCAGCCGCAGCCGAGAGACCGAGACCGACGCGGCTAGAGAGGGGAGAGGAGGCATGCCGGACGGCGGGGGCGGGTCGGACAGCGCGGGCGCGGGGGCGGGGAGGATCAAGGGGTCGTGGAGCCCCGAGGAGGACGAGCTGCTGCGCGACGCCGTGGCGCGCCACGGGGCCCGGAACTGGACCGTCATCAGCGCCGAGATCCCCGGCCGGACGGGCAAGTCCTGCCGCCTGCGCTGGTGCAACCAACTCAGCCCCGGGGTGCAccgccgcgccttcacccccgacgAGGACCGCCTCATCTTCGACCTCCACAGCAAGCACGGCAACAAGTGGGCCACCATCGCGCGCAAGCTCGTCGGCCGCACCGACAACTCCGTCAAGAACCACTGGAACTCCACGCTCCGGAAGCGCCGCAGGGCGGCCGCGGCCGCCGCCACCGTCGGCAACGCGGCGGGCGGGCCCGCCTTCGCGCCCGCCTCTGCCATGTCGTTCCAATCTGTGGATCTCACCAAGGGCGGGGAGGACGActacgacgacgacgacggcgacagCGACGGCTCGGTGGAACCGCCCGCCAGCGCCAAGCGGCCCCGCGTGGACGTCGTCCCTCCCGCGGTGAAGGTGGACGACCGGGCGCCGCCGCCCGACCCGCCCACGTCGCTGTCGCTCAGCCTGCCGGGAACCGGGGTCGGCGCCGTCACCCCGCCGACTCCCCCGGCGCCGGTGCCAGCGCCAGCGCCGGCGAAGGAGCCCTGGATGGAGAGCGCGAGGGCGATGCTGGAGCAGAACCCGTGGTTCATGGAGGCGATGAAGCGGATGGTCGAAGACGAGGTGCGGCGGCAAATGGGCAGCGTGTGCTCCATCATGGCGTCCCTGGGCagggccggcgcggcggcggccaCCCTGCCGACGGCCAGGGTCGACCGATCAGAAACGCACCCGGCAGGCGGTCGAGACCAACGGACGGACGGATAG
- the LOC125514101 gene encoding uncharacterized protein LOC125514101: MASSTKSDLLSGSPDGHGYFNGSRGSYSSASLERSGSFREGGDSYATFPVSSSTRSPAIDSATLLQSLAMELRAATLDQKASRLDVKKSISSIFGTSPEESTSAPCTGRNFPNSLEEIRRLRHNINEMSNKASLRARAFGAAVAKIDKCCPNITRKRSRGDSSSNERSTASLCGGAMSRIGPYGHLNADDAELGPQREERTKNAVQNRRLRTSMTEIDSRTTSISRGLAPVDRSSDPGKVTNGGPAVPEEKTRGLATSIDGWEKPKMKKKRSAIKADASSVSTSRTMDVDWEQKQGMQHKFSSDARARMGNSPSFRSGAVASVSGTGKADLLSGQNGLVGRSLNRNDQDSGFHPTNKRDRQLVLDKEMSNPKAINKFNEDDTSSNITAVSKANGSARGPRSNSGSLLKSSPNRHRLQANPDDWEHPSATNKLSSASGSGNSKRTKSAHSLSPPTQWGGQRPQKISRSARKSNLPIITSTDGTLVSGSLESPSISEQSAGLPRRASINGSQQAKRGDHGHSTGPEGGEFGFAEKKLRDKSKRAGELDDGHCGFQKTAMLGHPSKKNKFSADEDIGDASRRQGRIGRGFTPTRPSTPSSLDKLENAPITKQRSVRTVSERNESKSGRPLIKKISERKGNARSRHTISNLQSDSPVQSEDDHEELLASANSALRSAYGSAFWRQVDPFFGFVTTEDIAYLSEQIHLLDDSAASRSVEGDESRKYKGSLEYISEPSTPAGSNKDDHSALPNGYALNGMVNDSGAWGTSCIEPILDQLVQGIDVREVGSVGQRLIQAWIDEDKVDDIANDVYRSEGYPFDTHEIHFDEGGWKSHSEGYKLEPLLNFEAAGNCPNGFMLGSDWKYNDEPSHKNSNVMEKAKVWPEFQYSEMCFSDRIIIELSEVGVSIEPVPDLAQSEDEDVNAEICRLEGQLHKEVLEKEKLLAKLDRMVRTEKESQQREFSRRAMERLVLIAYEKYMAFCGSNNSSSKSVNRASKHAALSFVKRTMARCQIYEEAGTSCFDEAPFKDMFISATSHRRDPDSASQENNTLPKSVQRSSASDASRASSHMSDLSFAKEDPWTNNVKQRELLLDEVVGSITGGTLKSSGLGASLVSNAKGKRSERDREGKGHRSGRPPSSNAKGERKNKTKPKQRTANISAPVGSAPPRDPDPQPQTIVTPSDNKSKDGGTFAATRRDEPANPANDAEIPDLSNLELPGIDGDFGGWLNNIDDDDGFQDLDLMGLEIPMDDINEINMMI, encoded by the exons ATGGCATCTAGTACAAAGTCAGACTTGTTGTCTGGCAGCCCTGATGGGCATGGATACTTCAATGGATCACGCGGGTCATATTCGTCTGCTTCATTGGAAAGGTCAGGAAGCTTTCGTGAAGGTGGTGATAGTTATGCGACGTTCCCAGTATCAAGCTCAACAAGATCACCAGCAATTGACTCTGCTACCTTGCTTCAATCCCTTGCCATGGAACTAAGGGCAGCAACTTTGGATCAGAAAGCATCTCGATTAGATGTAAAAAAATCAATAAGTTCCATATTTGGAACTTCCCCAGAAGAATCAACATCAGCTCCATGTACAGGAAGGAACTTTCCTAATTCTCTTGAAGAGATCAGACGTTTGAGGCATAACATTAATGAGATGTCAAACAAAGCTAG TTTAAGAGCTAGAGCTTTTGGTGCTGCTGTAGCGAAGATTGATAAATGTTGTCCTAACATTACACGAAAACGTTCCCGCGGAGACAGTTCATCTAATGAACGATCTACTGCATCTTTGTGTGGAGGAGCTATGTCCAGGATTGGCCCGTACGGCCATCTAAATGCAGATGATGCAGAACTTGGGCCTCAAAGAGAAGAGAGGACAAAGAATGCAGTACAAAATAGGAGATTGCGTACATCCATGACGGAG ATTGACTCAAGGACCACGAGTATCTCAAGGGGGCTGGCACCCGTTGATAGAAGCTCGGATCCTGGGAAAGTTACAAATGGTGGTCCAGCAGTTCCTGAAGAAAAAACGAGAGGCCTGGCAACTAGTATTGATGGTTGGGAGAAGCCAAAGATGAAGAAAAAGCGTTCTGCCATCAAGGCAGATGCTTCATCTGTTAGTACTTCACGAACCATGGATGTAGACTGGGAGCAGAAACAAGGCATGCAACACAAGTTTAGCAGTGATGCCAGGGCAAGAATGGGAAATTCCCCTAGTTTCAG GTCTGGAGCTGTTGCATCTGTCTCTGGCACTGGTAAAGCAGACTTGCTTTCTGGACAAAATGGTCTTGTTGGGCGATCCCTGAATAGGAATGACCAAGACAGTGGTTTCCATCCTACTAACAAAAGGGATCGACAACTCGTTTTAGACAAGGAAATGTCCAATCCCAAAGCTATTAACAA ATTCAATGAAGATGACACTAGTTCTAATATCACAGCAGTATCAAAGGCAAACGGGTCTGCTAGGGGACCCCGATCAAACTCTGGTTCATTATTGAAGTCATCTCCAAACAGGCATCGACTACAAGCTAATCCTGATGACTGGGAACATCCTTCTGCCACAAATAAGTTGAGTTCTGCTAGTGGATCTGGCAATTCTAAACGTACAAAGTCTGCACATTCACTATCCCCTCCCACCCAGTGGGGTGGGCAGAGGCCTCAGAAGATTTCCCGTTCAGCAAGGAAGTCAAATCTCCCCATCATCACAAGCACTGATGGGACATTAGTATCTGGTTCGCTTGAAAGTCCATCTATCAGTGAACAATCTGCTGGGTTACCCAGGCGTGCATCTATAAATGGTTCACAACAAGCCAAACGGGGAGATCATGGGCACTCAACTGGACCTGAAGGAGGCGAGTTTGGATTTGCTGAGAAAAAGTTGAGGGACAAAAGCAAAAGGGCTGGTGAACTGGATGATGGCCACTGTGGTTTTCAAAAGACTGCAATGCTTGGGCATCCTTCCAAAAAGAATAAGTTTTCTGCTGATGAAGATATTGGTGATGCTTCACGAAGACAAGGAAGGATTGGTCGTGGTTTTACTCCAACCAGGCCCAGTACCCCTTCATCACTTGACAAGCTTGAAAATGCTCCGATTACAAAACAAAGAAGTGTAAGGACAGTCTCGGAGAGAAATGAAAG TAAATCTGGAAGACCACTGATAAAGAAGATATCAGAGCGTAAAGGCAATGCACGCTCCAGGCATACAATTAGCAATCTGCAGTCGGACTCTCCTG TGCAATCAGAAGATGATCATGAGGAACTGCTTGCTTCAGCAAATTCTGCTCTAA GGTCTGCTTATGGAAGTGCATTTTGGCGGCAGGTGGATCCTTTCTTTGGTTTTGTGACCACGGAAGACATAGCGTACCTAAGTGAACAG ATACATTTGCTAGATGACTCTGCTGCGAGCAGGTCAGTTGAAGGAGACGAAAGTCGGAAATACAAG GGTAGCCTTGAATACATTTCAGAGCCATCAACTCCGGCTGGTAGCAACAAAGATGACCATAGTGCTCTTCCAAATGGGTATGCCCTGAATGGGATGGTGAATGATTCAGGCGCCTGGGGGACAAGCTGCATTGAACCTATCCTGGATCAACTTGTCCAAGGAATTGATGTGCGAGAAGTTGGTTCGGTTGGCCAAAGACTTATTCAAGCTTGGATAGATGAAGACAAGGTTGATGATATTGCCAACGACGTTTACAGAAGCGAAGGATATCCATTCGATACACATGAAATACATTTTGATGAAGGAGGATGGAAATCTCATTCAGAAGGTTATAAGTTGGAGCCTTTGCTGAATTTTGAAGCTGCAGGGAATTGCCCTAATGGTTTCATGTTGGGATCTGATTGGAAATACAATGATGAACCGTCACACAAGAACAGTAATGTCATGGAGAAGGCCAAGGTGTGGCCCGAGTTTCAGTACAGTGAAATGTGCTTCAGTGATAGGATTATCATCGAGCTAAGTGAAGTGGGTGTATCTATTGAACCCGTG CCCGATCTTGCACAGAGTGAGGACGAGGATGTCAATGCTGAAATCTGTAGATTAGAAGGCCAACTTCATAAGGAG GTTCTTGAGAAGGAAAAGTTACTAGCGAAGTTGGACAGAATGGTTAGAACTGAGAAGGAGTCTCAGCAGAG GGAATTTTCGCGGCGCGCCATGGAGAGACTTGTGCTGATTGCTTACGAGAAATACATG GCATTCTGTGGGTCAAATAATTCAAGCAGCAAAAGTGTTAATAGAGCTAGCAAACATGCTGCCCTCAGTTTTGTTAAACGCACGATGGCGCGTTGCCAAATCTACGAAGAGGCAGGAACAAGCTGCTTTGATGAAGCCCCTTTCAAGGATATGTTTATATCAGCAACTTCACACAGAAGGGACCCAGATTCTGCTTCACAAG AAAATAATACACTACCAAAATCGGTCCAAAGGTCTAGTGCATCAGACGCTTCTCGAGCGAGCAGTCACATGTCGGACCTGTCATTTGCTAAGGAGGATCCCTGGACAAATAATGTAAAACAAAGGGAattgttgcttgatgaggttgtAGGCAGCATAACTGGAGGAACCCTGAAGAGTTCGGGCCTTGGGGCTTCCCTTGTTAGCAATGCAAAAGGAAAGAGAAGTGAGAGAGATAGGGAAGGTAAAGGGCACAGATCAGGGCGACCGCCATCGTCCAATGCAAAAGGGGAACGGAAGAATAAAACAAAGCCCAAACAGAGGACAGCCAACATATCTGCTCCTGTGGGCAGTGCTCCTCCCCGGGATCCGGATCCACAGCCGCAGACGATAGTAACTCCTTCAGACAACAAGAGCAAGGACGGTGGCACCTTTGCTGCCACTAGACGTGATGAACCGGCAAATCCCGCAAATGATGCTGAAATACCAGACTTATCTAACCTCGAGCTGCCAGGAATCGACGGCGATTTCGGCGGCTGGTTGAATAATATAGACGACGACGATGGGTTCCAGGATCTCGACTTGATGGGCCTCGAGATCCCCATGGACGACATCAACGAGATTAATATGATGATATAG